A genomic segment from Sulfitobacter mediterraneus encodes:
- a CDS encoding ABC transporter permease, whose product MTGFFRSEFFHNYKRSTSAIIGSALMAFFAFAVLAGPFLVAQDPYDIAALNLMDSYKPPMWLEGGDPRFPLGTDGQGRDVWASILYGARISVFIGLVAMIASCTLGTLLGLVAGFYGGIADAIIMRIADIQLSFPSILIALFLMSAVGTGIDKVLIALTAVGWVVYARTVRGSTLSEIEKEYVQAAKVAGLSNRKIIRKHVLPNVLTPLIVIATIQVGTFVLIEASLSFLGVGVPITQPSLGLLIKNGFDVLFSGLWWTSVFPGVAIMTLVFGINLFGDFLRDELNPRLK is encoded by the coding sequence ATGACTGGCTTCTTCCGTTCCGAGTTTTTCCACAACTACAAGCGCAGCACCTCTGCTATCATTGGAAGTGCGCTTATGGCCTTTTTTGCCTTTGCGGTGCTGGCTGGCCCATTTCTGGTGGCGCAGGATCCCTATGATATTGCCGCGCTGAACCTGATGGACAGCTACAAACCACCCATGTGGCTGGAGGGCGGCGATCCACGCTTTCCGCTTGGCACAGACGGGCAGGGGCGGGATGTCTGGGCGTCGATTCTCTATGGTGCACGGATCTCGGTGTTTATCGGGCTGGTGGCGATGATTGCTTCTTGTACGCTGGGCACTCTGCTGGGTCTGGTTGCCGGGTTTTATGGTGGCATCGCCGATGCGATCATCATGCGCATTGCGGACATTCAGCTGTCCTTTCCGTCCATTCTAATTGCCCTGTTCCTGATGTCCGCGGTGGGCACCGGCATCGACAAGGTTCTGATTGCGCTGACCGCCGTGGGTTGGGTCGTCTATGCCAGAACGGTGCGGGGCTCGACCCTGTCGGAGATCGAAAAGGAATACGTGCAGGCGGCCAAGGTGGCCGGATTGTCCAACCGCAAGATCATTCGCAAACATGTCCTGCCCAATGTTCTGACCCCCTTGATCGTAATCGCCACGATTCAGGTCGGCACCTTCGTGTTGATCGAAGCATCACTGAGCTTTCTGGGGGTGGGTGTGCCGATCACCCAACCGTCGCTGGGCCTGCTGATCAAAAACGGTTTTGACGTGCTGTTCAGCGGCCTGTGGTGGACTTCGGTTTTCCCCGGTGTGGCGATCATGACCTTGGTTTTTGGCATCAACCTGTTTGGCGATTTCCTGCGCGACGAACTTAATCCGAGGCTCAAATGA
- a CDS encoding ABC transporter ATP-binding protein — MTTQTKSKPLLAVQDLHTHFHTFAGTVKAVNGVSFEIGAGEVMGLVGESGGGKSVVGFSILGLIDSPGKIEGGQILLDGQDLVTAGEDRLRQVRGREISMVFQDPMTSLNPLHTVGRQMDEVLCLHSDLDAGARKQACIDMLESVGISRAEERLKAYPHQFSGGMRQRVVIAIAMLARPRLIIADEPTTALDVTIQSQILKLMRQQIADKGASMILITHDLAVVSEMADHITVLYCGNVVERGKTRELIETPTHPYTRGLIDSIPDTAERHDRLKQIPGSVPDIRNLPKGCNFKDRCPRAQALCAEREPSLTAQHGSLWAACHFPLKPGELA, encoded by the coding sequence ATGACCACGCAAACCAAGTCAAAGCCGTTGCTGGCGGTGCAGGATCTGCACACCCATTTCCACACCTTTGCCGGAACGGTCAAAGCGGTCAACGGTGTCAGCTTCGAAATCGGCGCAGGTGAGGTGATGGGCCTTGTCGGTGAAAGCGGCGGTGGCAAATCGGTTGTCGGTTTTTCCATTCTCGGCCTGATCGACAGCCCTGGAAAGATCGAGGGCGGGCAGATCCTGCTGGACGGGCAAGACCTTGTAACCGCTGGCGAGGACCGTCTGAGACAGGTGCGCGGCCGCGAGATATCGATGGTCTTTCAAGATCCGATGACCTCGCTCAACCCGTTGCACACTGTGGGTCGGCAGATGGATGAGGTTTTGTGCCTGCACTCCGATCTGGACGCAGGCGCCCGCAAGCAGGCCTGTATCGACATGCTGGAAAGCGTCGGCATCAGCCGGGCTGAGGAACGTCTCAAGGCCTATCCGCACCAGTTCTCTGGCGGCATGAGACAGCGGGTCGTGATCGCCATTGCCATGCTGGCCCGACCCCGGTTGATCATCGCGGATGAGCCGACAACTGCCCTAGACGTGACCATCCAAAGCCAGATCCTCAAGCTGATGCGCCAGCAGATCGCGGACAAGGGCGCGTCGATGATCCTGATCACCCATGATCTGGCGGTGGTCTCCGAAATGGCCGATCACATCACGGTCCTGTATTGCGGCAACGTGGTTGAGCGCGGCAAAACCAGAGAACTGATTGAAACGCCGACCCATCCCTATACCCGCGGTCTGATTGACAGCATCCCAGACACCGCAGAACGCCATGACCGGTTGAAACAGATCCCCGGCTCGGTGCCGGACATTCGAAACCTGCCCAAAGGGTGCAATTTCAAGGATCGCTGCCCACGGGCGCAAGCGCTTTGCGCAGAGCGCGAGCCGTCCCTCACGGCGCAGCATGGCTCGCTTTGGGCGGCTTGCCACTTCCCCCTCAAACCGGGAGAGCTTGCATGA
- a CDS encoding ABC transporter ATP-binding protein has translation MTSISDPMLDVRDLEMHFAIGGGLLDRLKLDRGGLRLENPVVRAVNGVSFSIARGEIMALVGESGCGKSTVAKTIARIYKPTVGEIHVDGEDIAGHGFAEMLPVRAKMQMIFQDPYASLNPRQKVRDIVAEPLLEQTKSAADRKAVPAQIEKLLARVGLNAEHAGRYPHQFSGGQRQRIGIARALSVTPGLIVADEPVSALDVSIQAQILNLMKDLRDEFGLAYLFISHDLSVVHHIADRVGVMYLGFMVENAPRDILFSRPRHPYTRALLSAAPSIKPKRSSEEIVLSGEVPSALDLPTGCCFRTRCPFAWDRCARERPALQDVGAGQTVACHLTDEPERDRP, from the coding sequence ATGACTTCGATATCTGATCCCATGTTGGATGTGCGTGATCTTGAGATGCACTTTGCCATCGGCGGCGGTCTTTTGGACCGGCTCAAGCTGGACAGGGGCGGCTTGCGGTTGGAAAACCCGGTTGTGCGGGCGGTGAATGGCGTGAGCTTTTCCATTGCCCGCGGCGAGATCATGGCTTTGGTTGGCGAAAGCGGATGCGGCAAATCCACGGTCGCCAAAACCATTGCCCGTATCTACAAACCGACCGTGGGCGAAATCCATGTCGATGGCGAAGACATCGCCGGTCACGGGTTTGCAGAGATGCTGCCGGTGCGGGCCAAGATGCAGATGATCTTCCAAGATCCCTATGCTTCGCTGAACCCCCGCCAGAAGGTACGCGACATCGTGGCAGAGCCATTGTTGGAGCAGACCAAATCCGCGGCAGACCGCAAAGCCGTGCCCGCGCAGATCGAGAAACTCTTGGCGCGGGTCGGGCTGAACGCGGAACATGCGGGGCGTTATCCGCACCAGTTTTCCGGCGGGCAGCGGCAGCGGATCGGCATTGCCCGTGCACTGTCGGTGACGCCGGGATTGATCGTGGCGGATGAACCGGTCTCGGCTTTGGATGTGTCCATTCAGGCACAGATCCTGAACCTGATGAAAGATCTGCGTGACGAATTTGGGCTGGCCTATCTGTTCATCAGCCACGACCTCTCCGTTGTGCATCACATCGCGGACCGTGTGGGCGTGATGTATCTGGGTTTCATGGTCGAGAACGCGCCGCGCGATATTCTTTTCTCGCGCCCGCGGCACCCCTACACACGTGCGCTTCTTTCTGCAGCACCCAGTATCAAACCCAAGCGCAGCAGCGAAGAGATTGTCCTCAGCGGTGAGGTGCCATCGGCGCTTGATCTTCCGACGGGCTGCTGTTTCCGGACCCGTTGCCCCTTTGCATGGGACCGCTGCGCCCGCGAACGACCCGCACTACAGGACGTGGGTGCAGGGCAAACTGTGGCGTGCCACCTGACGGATGAGCCGGAAAGGGATCGCCCATGA
- a CDS encoding ABC transporter substrate-binding protein: protein MTTIAQARLGIHDPHDCTDASDELPILHAIYDTLVRRVGTEFVPHLAQSWTVSEDAQHWVFDLQPGVTFHDGSPCDAAAVASSLERMARADKGYTLGAPAVWRQFLGGAALEVLNPLRLSVRLAAPMADLLDVLEQGFIVAPSAFAALDTKNYTVQIGSGPYRLQAVSDGQITATRVADHFAGTPANARITWKLVQDPADRLALLERGEVAVANGLDFDASRALGAMRHEFLSPVAIIYLLNAAQGPLADARVRRALSLAVDRDAIVQTVMQGAARPLHGFVSPNHYGSCHTAPITMDRETAKRLLAEAGYGSGLTLNVDCPTRLPDEAERLTAALAVQLAEVGIALAVTVHPEREDYAHMVRRKEIADLCVFDSSPMSTYRVLYEKIDARIKGSWWQGYENPKIEALIDKGRITTDRAARAKIWQEAYRLLQDDPAWLTLYNPVRVIGLWGAHPGFKMPADGVIDVASLPKLEAPE, encoded by the coding sequence ATGACCACAATCGCACAGGCGCGTTTAGGCATTCACGACCCCCATGATTGCACCGATGCCAGCGATGAGCTGCCGATCCTGCACGCGATCTACGATACATTGGTGCGCCGGGTGGGCACCGAATTTGTTCCACATCTGGCACAAAGCTGGACGGTCAGCGAGGATGCACAGCACTGGGTTTTCGATTTGCAACCGGGCGTGACATTTCATGACGGTTCTCCCTGTGACGCAGCAGCCGTGGCCTCAAGCCTTGAGCGTATGGCACGTGCGGACAAAGGCTATACCCTCGGTGCCCCAGCCGTTTGGCGGCAATTTCTTGGCGGCGCGGCGCTGGAGGTTCTGAACCCACTTCGGTTGTCGGTCCGGCTCGCCGCCCCGATGGCGGATCTGCTTGATGTGCTGGAGCAAGGCTTCATCGTGGCGCCATCCGCCTTTGCTGCCCTCGATACAAAGAATTACACCGTCCAGATCGGCAGCGGCCCTTACCGCCTTCAAGCGGTGTCGGATGGGCAGATCACCGCCACCCGCGTGGCGGATCATTTTGCCGGAACACCGGCCAACGCCCGGATCACCTGGAAGCTGGTTCAAGACCCGGCGGACCGATTGGCGCTGCTGGAACGCGGCGAGGTTGCGGTCGCCAACGGATTGGACTTTGACGCTTCTCGCGCCCTTGGCGCGATGCGTCATGAATTTCTGTCCCCGGTCGCAATTATTTATCTGCTGAATGCCGCGCAGGGGCCGCTGGCCGATGCGCGGGTGCGCCGTGCCCTCAGCCTTGCTGTGGACCGCGATGCGATTGTGCAGACCGTGATGCAGGGCGCGGCCCGGCCGCTGCACGGTTTTGTCAGTCCAAATCACTATGGTTCCTGCCACACCGCGCCAATCACAATGGACCGAGAGACCGCGAAACGGCTCTTGGCCGAAGCGGGATATGGCTCCGGTCTGACCCTGAACGTGGACTGCCCGACACGGCTCCCCGATGAGGCCGAAAGGCTCACTGCGGCTTTGGCGGTGCAATTGGCGGAGGTTGGGATCGCATTGGCGGTCACCGTCCATCCGGAACGTGAAGACTATGCCCATATGGTGCGCCGCAAGGAAATCGCAGATCTTTGTGTCTTTGATTCCAGCCCGATGAGCACCTACCGGGTACTTTATGAAAAGATCGACGCGCGCATCAAAGGATCGTGGTGGCAAGGCTATGAAAACCCCAAGATCGAGGCTTTGATCGACAAGGGCCGCATCACAACGGACCGCGCCGCGCGGGCGAAGATCTGGCAAGAGGCCTACCGGCTGTTGCAGGATGATCCGGCTTGGCTGACACTTTACAATCCGGTTCGGGTGATTGGTCTTTGGGGCGCGCACCCGGGTTTTAAGATGCCCGCGGACGGCGTGATTGACGTGGCAAGTTTGCCAAAACTGGAGGCACCAGAATGA
- a CDS encoding amidohydrolase family protein, with protein MTEADTLFTGGCLVTMNDQREVLDRGAVAVSGGRIVAVGEAVALAVQVRAAKVIDCTDQIILPGLVDVHAHAGHGLIKSIGMHNGNRWEEICGEVYTQASDTAFWYAEARLAALERLRFGVTTGVSLLGGGDTIMRTDDPAYATAHCEGVMTVGTRSVVAVGPTRAPHPIDYAHYKGGSRTTYPVRFEQQFETCQHIFEAWHGKADDTIRIAMLYPVLRDEHERDMAPEDYVAACAQSQAVRQFAKDNSAVFTQDGHWRGSVRRAHELGLLGPQSLLSHCIDLHEDEIALIAETDTKVAHNPSANASIMGRCPAIEMMAQGATVALGSDATAPDRSADMFRHMQQAMHYHRRHFQDADVLPIGKTLEMCTIGGARALGMEADIGSLEVGKRADVITVDLRRAHLFPPNMPLHRLVCFANGNDVSNVMVGGAMVLEDGRATQVHEDEILADAARQCAVMLERIGGGQADMALPDDFWGREATPA; from the coding sequence ATGACAGAGGCTGATACGCTTTTCACTGGTGGTTGCCTTGTGACCATGAACGATCAACGCGAGGTGCTGGATCGCGGCGCGGTGGCCGTTTCTGGCGGGCGGATCGTGGCTGTGGGGGAGGCTGTGGCGCTGGCCGTTCAGGTGCGTGCAGCAAAGGTCATTGATTGCACCGACCAGATCATTCTGCCGGGTCTTGTGGATGTGCATGCCCACGCCGGTCACGGGCTGATCAAATCTATCGGCATGCACAACGGCAATAGGTGGGAAGAGATCTGCGGCGAAGTTTACACGCAAGCCTCGGACACGGCGTTCTGGTATGCCGAGGCCCGCCTTGCCGCGTTGGAGCGGCTTCGGTTTGGCGTGACCACCGGGGTATCCCTGCTGGGCGGCGGTGACACAATCATGCGCACAGATGATCCGGCCTATGCCACGGCGCATTGCGAGGGGGTCATGACCGTCGGCACCCGTTCGGTTGTTGCCGTGGGGCCAACCCGCGCCCCGCATCCAATTGATTATGCCCATTACAAAGGCGGCAGCCGCACAACCTATCCGGTGCGCTTTGAGCAGCAGTTCGAGACCTGTCAACATATCTTCGAGGCATGGCACGGCAAGGCAGATGACACGATCCGCATCGCCATGCTCTATCCCGTTTTACGCGATGAGCATGAGCGCGACATGGCGCCTGAAGACTACGTCGCCGCCTGTGCACAAAGCCAGGCAGTCCGTCAGTTTGCCAAAGACAATAGCGCGGTCTTCACCCAGGACGGTCACTGGCGCGGATCAGTGCGCAGGGCACATGAACTGGGGCTTTTGGGGCCGCAATCCTTGCTGTCCCACTGCATTGATCTGCACGAGGACGAGATCGCGCTGATTGCCGAGACAGACACCAAGGTGGCGCATAATCCATCCGCCAATGCCTCTATCATGGGGCGCTGCCCCGCGATTGAGATGATGGCGCAGGGGGCGACGGTTGCCCTGGGATCAGACGCCACAGCGCCGGACCGGTCGGCAGACATGTTCCGCCACATGCAGCAGGCGATGCATTACCACCGCAGGCATTTTCAGGATGCAGATGTCCTGCCCATCGGCAAGACGTTGGAAATGTGTACGATTGGTGGGGCGCGGGCCTTGGGCATGGAGGCCGATATCGGGTCTTTGGAGGTTGGCAAACGCGCGGATGTGATCACCGTTGATCTGCGCCGTGCGCATTTGTTCCCGCCCAACATGCCGCTGCACCGGCTGGTCTGTTTTGCAAATGGCAATGATGTTAGCAATGTGATGGTGGGCGGGGCCATGGTGCTTGAGGATGGCCGCGCAACGCAGGTGCACGAGGATGAGATCCTTGCCGATGCCGCGCGGCAATGTGCCGTGATGCTGGAACGTATCGGCGGCGGTCAGGCGGATATGGCCCTGCCGGATGACTTTTGGGGAAGAGAGGCAACACCCGCATGA
- a CDS encoding aspartate/glutamate racemase family protein produces MTIYVINPNSSQHVTDGISRAVDPMRAAAPVPIEARTLAEGPPGIETQAHVDGVVAPMLAHCAALEETASAFVVACYSDPGLAALREQSNHPVLGIAEASILTAMTLGQQFGIISILSTSIPRHMRYVGAMGVMDRLAGDHPLELGVAELADETRTFERLISVGEHLRDTARADVVILGCAGMTAFRTDLETHLGIPVVEPCQAATAMAIGRVALQKTR; encoded by the coding sequence ATGACCATCTATGTGATCAACCCCAACAGCAGCCAACACGTCACGGATGGCATTAGCCGCGCTGTTGACCCAATGCGCGCTGCCGCTCCGGTTCCGATTGAAGCCCGGACTCTGGCCGAAGGGCCGCCGGGCATTGAAACGCAAGCGCATGTGGATGGGGTCGTGGCCCCGATGCTGGCCCATTGCGCGGCTCTTGAAGAAACCGCCAGCGCCTTCGTCGTGGCCTGTTATTCCGATCCGGGATTGGCGGCGCTGCGCGAGCAATCAAACCATCCTGTGCTGGGCATTGCAGAGGCCTCCATCCTGACCGCGATGACCCTCGGCCAGCAGTTCGGCATTATCTCCATCCTGTCCACCAGCATACCGCGTCACATGCGCTATGTCGGGGCCATGGGCGTGATGGACCGGCTGGCGGGGGATCACCCGCTGGAGCTGGGCGTGGCCGAATTGGCCGATGAAACCCGCACGTTCGAGCGGCTCATTTCCGTCGGCGAACACCTGCGCGACACAGCACGGGCAGACGTTGTTATTCTGGGCTGCGCAGGCATGACCGCTTTTCGCACCGATCTTGAAACCCATCTTGGCATTCCGGTGGTCGAACCTTGTCAGGCCGCCACTGCCATGGCGATCGGGCGGGTGGCACTTCAAAAGACACGATAG
- a CDS encoding dihydrodipicolinate synthase family protein yields MTLLTPQAAGVFVIAVTPFHPDGRIDMDSCDRMVDFYLGAGATGLTVLGMMGEAPKLTVEESRDVVARILARVDGRVPVVVGVSAPGFAQIGGLTQMVMDLGAAGVMVAPPGNLRTDDQIVTYYTQVAELIGDVPFVLQDFPLVTGVQIAPKVIARIVNDLPTCVCLKHEDWPGLEKITALRKAGALNRPLSILCGNGGLFLPEEMARGADGAMTGFAYPEMMVSVVEHHNKGEAERGRDIFDAYLPLARFEQQPGMGLAIRKYTLAKRGIIAHDALRKPGAALSADSRAEVDRLIERQERRLKELG; encoded by the coding sequence ATGACTTTACTCACTCCCCAAGCCGCTGGCGTCTTTGTGATTGCCGTGACGCCCTTTCACCCGGACGGACGGATCGACATGGACAGCTGTGACAGGATGGTGGATTTCTACCTCGGCGCAGGTGCGACAGGGCTGACAGTCTTGGGCATGATGGGCGAAGCGCCCAAGTTAACCGTCGAGGAATCCCGCGATGTGGTGGCACGGATATTGGCCCGCGTGGATGGCCGGGTGCCGGTGGTTGTAGGTGTATCCGCCCCCGGCTTTGCCCAGATCGGCGGCTTGACGCAGATGGTGATGGATCTTGGCGCGGCAGGCGTGATGGTGGCGCCGCCAGGCAACCTGCGTACCGATGACCAGATCGTGACTTACTATACCCAAGTGGCCGAGCTGATTGGCGATGTGCCATTTGTCTTGCAGGACTTTCCGCTGGTCACAGGGGTGCAGATCGCGCCAAAGGTGATCGCCAGAATAGTTAACGATCTGCCAACCTGCGTTTGCCTCAAGCATGAGGATTGGCCGGGGCTTGAGAAGATCACAGCGCTACGCAAGGCAGGTGCGCTGAACAGGCCGCTTTCGATCCTTTGTGGCAATGGTGGTCTGTTCCTGCCCGAAGAAATGGCGCGGGGGGCGGATGGGGCTATGACCGGCTTTGCCTATCCGGAGATGATGGTCAGCGTGGTGGAACACCACAACAAGGGAGAGGCCGAACGCGGGCGCGATATCTTTGATGCCTATCTGCCGCTGGCCCGTTTTGAACAGCAGCCGGGCATGGGGCTGGCGATCCGCAAATACACCTTGGCCAAACGCGGGATCATCGCCCATGACGCGCTGCGCAAACCGGGTGCGGCGCTTTCGGCAGACAGCCGCGCCGAAGTGGACCGATTGATCGAACGGCAAGAACGAAGATTGAAGGAACTGGGCTAA
- a CDS encoding SDR family oxidoreductase, translated as MDLELNGKRALVLGASRGLGMAIAKSLAAEGATVFAAARSRDKIADWAQGMSNVTPLALDLADIGQVDSVVDDLLKDGGVDIIVNNGGGPPPGTAQTAERGQWLTHFEAMAANLFHLNTRLLPAMKRREWGRIISITSSGVEQPIPNLALSNGIRSAVVGWSKTLANEVAGDGITVNVVMPGRIHTQRVDELDAAAAKRTETDVTEVAAKSRATIPAGRYGKPEEFADVVTFLASARAGYVTGSKIRIDGGSIKSI; from the coding sequence ATGGATCTCGAACTGAACGGAAAACGGGCGCTGGTGCTGGGTGCCAGTCGCGGACTTGGCATGGCCATTGCCAAATCGCTTGCTGCCGAAGGTGCAACGGTCTTTGCCGCCGCACGCAGCCGCGACAAGATCGCAGATTGGGCGCAAGGCATGTCGAATGTGACGCCGCTGGCGTTGGATCTTGCGGATATTGGGCAAGTGGACTCTGTCGTCGATGATCTGCTCAAGGACGGCGGTGTCGATATCATCGTGAATAACGGCGGCGGCCCACCCCCGGGAACGGCACAAACGGCAGAACGCGGTCAGTGGTTGACCCATTTTGAGGCGATGGCCGCCAATTTGTTCCACCTCAACACCCGTCTGCTGCCCGCCATGAAGAGGCGCGAATGGGGGCGGATTATTTCGATCACCTCATCCGGAGTAGAGCAGCCAATCCCGAACCTTGCCCTGTCCAATGGTATCCGTTCTGCGGTTGTGGGTTGGTCCAAGACATTGGCCAATGAGGTGGCAGGGGACGGGATCACCGTCAATGTTGTGATGCCGGGCCGCATCCATACTCAGCGGGTCGATGAACTGGACGCCGCAGCCGCCAAACGCACCGAAACTGATGTGACAGAGGTCGCGGCAAAATCCCGCGCCACGATCCCTGCGGGCCGCTACGGAAAGCCGGAGGAGTTTGCCGATGTGGTCACATTCCTTGCTTCGGCGCGGGCGGGCTATGTGACAGGATCAAAAATCCGCATCGACGGCGGGTCGATCAAGAGCATCTGA
- a CDS encoding ester cyclase: protein MNKQQPTKPAPAAKTPDVLQAERLDFVDLVPEDRPRAQPMRGFDPIYTDIVDYIIRCTHKIWDERDVGLIYTHYTHDCVVYGATGTIYTREQVVQDTIQRMFMLPERRGMATQVIWRGNEDDGFYTSHLVTGSGRHTQPGVYGKPTGRSFVARTIADCMVFENKIYREWLVVDSMAQIKQIGLDPQDYAENLAQGYFDKGLLSIDIGENGRLSGQYPPEAKPDLEIAHNDLEEQVLIWLNDIHNRRMFGKINEVYAPTVQYHGPLMKELYGQAAVIHQTVGFYASIPDGHFMPQHICSVPCDEGGHKVAIRWVVEGHHLGWGILDDLGAPTGKRVQVMGMTHLHIRDGRIVDEWVNYDEMSILMQVKLAQMADRPSAVLPEA, encoded by the coding sequence ATGAACAAACAACAGCCCACGAAACCAGCGCCGGCCGCAAAGACCCCAGACGTTCTTCAGGCAGAGCGCCTTGATTTTGTTGATCTGGTCCCCGAAGACCGTCCACGTGCGCAACCTATGCGCGGGTTTGATCCGATCTATACCGACATCGTCGACTATATCATTCGGTGTACCCACAAGATCTGGGATGAACGTGATGTAGGGCTCATCTATACCCATTATACACATGATTGCGTGGTCTATGGTGCGACCGGCACGATCTATACGCGCGAGCAGGTTGTGCAGGACACCATTCAACGGATGTTCATGCTGCCGGAACGGCGCGGGATGGCCACCCAGGTGATCTGGCGCGGCAATGAGGATGACGGATTTTACACCTCGCATCTGGTCACCGGCTCTGGCCGGCACACACAGCCCGGCGTTTACGGCAAACCGACAGGGCGCAGTTTTGTCGCGCGGACCATTGCCGATTGCATGGTGTTCGAGAACAAGATTTACCGCGAATGGCTTGTTGTCGACAGCATGGCGCAGATCAAGCAGATCGGCCTTGATCCGCAGGACTACGCCGAGAACCTCGCACAAGGGTATTTCGACAAAGGGTTGCTGTCCATCGACATCGGCGAAAACGGACGCCTGTCAGGGCAATACCCGCCTGAGGCCAAGCCTGACCTGGAGATCGCCCATAACGATCTTGAAGAGCAGGTGTTGATCTGGCTGAACGACATTCACAATCGCCGGATGTTCGGCAAAATCAATGAAGTGTACGCGCCGACCGTTCAGTACCACGGCCCGCTGATGAAGGAACTTTACGGTCAGGCCGCAGTGATCCATCAAACGGTTGGCTTTTACGCATCCATTCCTGATGGCCATTTCATGCCACAGCACATCTGCTCCGTGCCTTGCGATGAAGGCGGTCACAAGGTGGCGATCCGCTGGGTGGTGGAAGGGCATCACCTTGGCTGGGGCATTCTGGATGATCTTGGTGCACCGACTGGCAAACGGGTTCAGGTCATGGGCATGACCCATCTGCATATTCGCGATGGCCGGATTGTCGATGAATGGGTGAACTACGACGAAATGTCGATCCTGATGCAGGTAAAATTGGCACAGATGGCGGACCGGCCCAGCGCGGTCTTGCCTGAAGCCTGA
- a CDS encoding ABC transporter substrate-binding protein has protein sequence MKFKLTTALVACGLAMSTTAALADCGIESGSVRILSNDFEALHVIADAAKTCASDSVEVTSNATTEHKNIQVPALTTNPASYTVPIVATNSIVPLLNEDLIRPLDAYVEKFGQQLLPQQLIKVDGKVMAIAFMANAQHLFYRKDILDEHGIAVPGTYAELIEASKMLKDKGVMEYPLAANFKPGWNLAAEFVNTYLGTGGDFFKAGSAELDIDNANGIKTLETLKAMTDYMSPDYVTYDTNGVKPIWEANELAFATSWGSRASAYIGDDSPAPEIAKATALAAMPALTDGGVPSAALWWDGFTIAKNISDEDAEASFRAMMKGISPQVIAENQELAVWLVDGYEPTPAADGVVANLQGKARPYPMVPYMGLLHTALGDNVIEYLQGSESAEQALDDITAAYNTAAKEAGFLN, from the coding sequence ATGAAATTCAAACTCACAACAGCACTCGTTGCCTGTGGTCTGGCGATGTCGACCACAGCGGCGTTGGCCGATTGCGGCATCGAAAGCGGCTCTGTCCGGATCTTGTCCAACGACTTTGAAGCGCTGCATGTCATTGCGGATGCGGCCAAGACTTGCGCAAGCGACAGTGTCGAAGTCACCAGCAACGCCACGACCGAGCACAAGAACATTCAGGTGCCAGCGCTGACCACAAATCCGGCCAGCTATACCGTGCCGATTGTTGCGACCAACTCCATCGTGCCGTTGCTGAACGAAGATCTGATCCGCCCGCTGGATGCCTATGTTGAAAAGTTTGGTCAGCAATTGCTGCCGCAACAGCTGATCAAGGTGGATGGCAAGGTGATGGCGATTGCCTTTATGGCCAACGCGCAGCACCTGTTCTATCGCAAGGACATTCTTGATGAGCATGGCATCGCCGTTCCTGGCACCTATGCCGAACTGATCGAAGCTTCCAAAATGCTGAAAGACAAAGGCGTGATGGAATATCCGCTGGCGGCGAACTTCAAGCCCGGCTGGAACCTCGCGGCAGAGTTTGTGAACACCTACCTCGGCACCGGTGGCGATTTCTTCAAGGCGGGTTCTGCAGAGCTGGACATCGACAATGCCAATGGCATCAAGACGCTTGAAACGCTCAAGGCGATGACCGACTACATGAGCCCCGATTACGTGACCTATGACACCAACGGCGTCAAACCGATCTGGGAGGCAAATGAGCTTGCCTTTGCAACATCCTGGGGATCACGGGCCAGCGCCTATATCGGCGACGACAGCCCTGCACCAGAGATCGCCAAAGCAACAGCACTTGCCGCGATGCCGGCACTGACGGATGGCGGCGTGCCGTCCGCGGCGCTGTGGTGGGATGGGTTCACCATCGCCAAGAATATCTCTGACGAAGATGCCGAAGCTTCCTTCCGCGCAATGATGAAGGGAATCTCCCCCCAAGTGATCGCGGAAAACCAGGAGCTGGCTGTCTGGCTGGTGGATGGCTATGAGCCAACACCTGCTGCTGATGGTGTTGTTGCCAACCTGCAAGGCAAGGCGCGCCCCTACCCGATGGTCCCTTACATGGGCCTCCTGCACACGGCTCTGGGGGACAATGTCATCGAATATCTGCAAGGTAGCGAAAGCGCGGAGCAGGCATTGGATGACATTACCGCTGCATACAACACCGCAGCAAAAGAAGCTGGTTTCCTGAACTAA